The Pseudomonas bijieensis DNA window GCAGCTCTACGACACTGTCATCCCGCGTAACATTCGCCTGGCCGAAGCGCCGAGCTACGGCATGCCGGCCCTGGCCTACGACAAACAATCCCGTGGTGCGCTGGCCTACCTGGCCCTGGCGGGCGAGATGGTTCGCCGTCAGCGCCGTAACCCACGCACCGCTGCAGCCCAGCCAACTTAAGGAAACCCCATGGCCGTCAAGAAACGAGGTCTCGGACGTGGACTGGATGCACTGCTCAGCGGTCCGACTGTCAGCTCGCTGGAAGAACAGGCCGTCCAGGCCGATCAGCGCGAGTTGCAGCATCTGCCCCTGGACCTGATCCAACGCGGCAAATACCAGCCGCGCCGAGACATGGACCCGCAGGCGCTGGAAGAACTGGCCCAGTCGATCAAGAGCCAGGGCGTGATGCAGCCGATCGTGGTCCGTCCGATCGCCAATGGGCGTTTCGAGATCATCGCCGGTGAACGCCGTTGGCGCGCCAGCCAGCAGGCCGGCCAGGAAACCATCCCGGCCATGGTGCGCGATGTGCCGGATGAAACCGCCATTGCCATGGCGCTGATCGAGAACATCCAGCGTGAAGACCTCAACCCGATCGAGGAAGCCGTGGCCCTGCAGCGTTTGCAGCAGGAATTCCAGCTGACCCAGCAACAGGTCGCCGAGGCGGTGGGCAAGTCCCGCGTGACCGTGGCCAACCTGCTGCGCCTGATTGCGTTGCCGGAAGTCATCAAGACCATGCTGTCCCATGGCGACCTGGAAATGGGTCATGCCCGGGCATTGCTCGGTTTGCCGGAAAATCAACAAGTTGAAGGGGCGCGACATGTTGTCGCACGAGGTCTGACTGTGCGCCAAACCGAGGCACTGGTTCGTCAGTGGCTCAGCGGTAAACCGGCCCCCGTCGAAGCCCCCAAAATCGATCCTGATATCGCTCGTCTGGAACAGCGCCTGGCCGAGCGCCTGGGCTCTGCGGTGCAGATTCGCCACGGCAAGAAGGGCAAAGGGCAA harbors:
- a CDS encoding ParB/RepB/Spo0J family partition protein codes for the protein MAVKKRGLGRGLDALLSGPTVSSLEEQAVQADQRELQHLPLDLIQRGKYQPRRDMDPQALEELAQSIKSQGVMQPIVVRPIANGRFEIIAGERRWRASQQAGQETIPAMVRDVPDETAIAMALIENIQREDLNPIEEAVALQRLQQEFQLTQQQVAEAVGKSRVTVANLLRLIALPEVIKTMLSHGDLEMGHARALLGLPENQQVEGARHVVARGLTVRQTEALVRQWLSGKPAPVEAPKIDPDIARLEQRLAERLGSAVQIRHGKKGKGQLVIGYNSLDELQGVLAHIR